One genomic region from Edaphobacter dinghuensis encodes:
- a CDS encoding DUF2946 family protein: protein MQSYLQRGKNTRQPVVWMRMIAALCILMITFMSAAQACHTHAETSSLKQSSHHNQAPQEDHCPVCMAMHSALPATLHLAPAPTLEIEPLSAVASDTLRSFNWRFEMASRGPPAGHSNPLFV, encoded by the coding sequence ATGCAAAGCTATCTCCAACGCGGAAAGAACACCCGGCAGCCAGTGGTATGGATGCGGATGATCGCCGCGCTTTGCATCCTGATGATCACGTTCATGAGTGCAGCGCAAGCCTGCCACACTCATGCCGAGACCTCTTCGCTCAAGCAAAGTTCGCATCATAACCAGGCACCACAGGAAGACCATTGCCCGGTCTGCATGGCGATGCACTCTGCGCTGCCGGCCACTCTGCATCTGGCTCCGGCACCGACCCTGGAGATCGAACCCCTGAGCGCGGTTGCCTCCGATACGCTGCGGTCCTTTAACTGGCGTTTCGAGATGGCGAGCCGTGGTCCCCCTGCCGGCCACAGCAATCCCTTGTTCGTCTAG
- a CDS encoding GGDEF domain-containing protein, with protein MRDKRKFEVIESRQLDHLRVFHDVARSLTTSLELEEILGAIMEKMAQFFGPERWSMMMVDETSNELYYAIAVGQDAASLKGLRVPMGEGVAGWVAATGNPLIVPDVVLDPQWSKFAAAHPELGIQSIACIPVRAADKTLGVIQLLNSKLDLMSEYSISFLRILCDYAAIAIQNAKSVTLIQELTITDDVTGLFNARHLYTMLDEQVAIGKVFSLMFMDLDRFKSINDTHGHLVGSRLLAEAGGLLKRSIGPDNAAFRYGGDEFVVLFPGLTKTAATAATMTIYQDLLSSRFLEGAGLSLRLTGSFGLATYPEDGNTVPTILRAADTMMYEAKSTRNNIAVMGKGLLMERVALAGVRDER; from the coding sequence GTGAGAGACAAGCGGAAGTTTGAAGTGATCGAAAGCCGACAGCTCGACCACCTTCGGGTGTTCCATGATGTCGCTCGTTCGCTGACGACCAGCCTGGAGCTTGAAGAGATCCTGGGAGCCATCATGGAAAAGATGGCCCAGTTCTTCGGGCCGGAGCGATGGTCGATGATGATGGTCGACGAAACATCGAACGAGTTGTATTACGCCATCGCGGTAGGCCAGGATGCCGCAAGTCTGAAGGGGCTGCGCGTGCCGATGGGTGAGGGCGTCGCAGGATGGGTAGCCGCAACCGGCAATCCACTGATCGTGCCGGACGTTGTTCTCGATCCTCAATGGTCAAAGTTTGCCGCAGCCCATCCCGAATTGGGAATCCAGTCCATCGCCTGCATCCCTGTTCGCGCAGCCGACAAGACGCTCGGCGTTATCCAGTTGTTGAACAGCAAGCTCGATCTGATGTCGGAGTATTCGATCTCATTTCTGCGCATTCTGTGCGACTATGCTGCGATCGCAATTCAGAATGCGAAGTCGGTGACTTTGATTCAGGAACTCACCATTACTGATGACGTTACCGGCCTGTTCAATGCGCGGCATCTCTACACCATGCTCGACGAGCAGGTGGCAATCGGAAAGGTATTCAGCTTGATGTTCATGGACCTTGATCGTTTCAAGTCCATCAACGATACCCATGGCCATCTCGTAGGAAGTCGTCTTCTGGCTGAAGCCGGAGGCCTGCTGAAGCGCTCCATCGGGCCGGACAACGCCGCCTTCCGCTATGGCGGAGACGAGTTTGTAGTGTTGTTTCCAGGATTGACGAAGACTGCAGCGACAGCAGCCACGATGACCATCTATCAGGATCTGCTCTCTTCGCGTTTTCTTGAGGGTGCCGGCCTTTCATTGCGCCTTACAGGCAGCTTCGGGCTCGCTACCTATCCCGAAGACGGCAACACAGTGCCTACAATTCTGCGGGCAGCCGACACGATGATGTACGAAGCTAAGTCGACCCGCAACAACATCGCTGTGATGGGCAAGGGCTTGTTGATGGAGCGTGTTGCGCTCGCCGGCGTGCGCGACGAGCGCTAG
- the moaA gene encoding GTP 3',8-cyclase MoaA, protein MGRLRDKFGRAITDLRVSVTDRCNYKCVYCRTGNEGAQYSELAIEDYLRMVRRFVALGIEKIRLTGGEPLLRHGLVEMVSELAKMRTPYLSDGAHKDSSHPLDIALTTNGHLLEGLARPLKDAGLNRITVSMDAVDSETFAAITRVPRSFDRVMAGIRQAKVVGLAPIKVNCVLLRGFNDNQIEQFAEFSRREDVIVRFIEFMPLEEDRTWKPETVVPMNEVVGRLNAYRPLVELAPNAASETAKRFTFDDGLGEIGIIAPVSRPFCGHCSRVRLTSDGKIRTCLFSQSDHDLYGEMLRGGTDEELDAYIRKVVMRKEERHHIGEPGFEKPSRNMVHIGG, encoded by the coding sequence ATGGGCAGACTACGGGACAAATTTGGCCGCGCCATCACCGATCTTCGTGTCTCGGTAACCGACAGATGTAACTACAAATGCGTCTATTGCCGCACCGGGAACGAAGGCGCTCAATACTCCGAACTTGCCATCGAGGATTACCTGCGCATGGTACGTCGGTTTGTCGCCCTGGGGATAGAGAAAATTCGACTGACCGGTGGCGAGCCGCTGCTGCGACATGGCCTCGTGGAGATGGTCAGCGAACTGGCAAAGATGCGGACTCCTTATCTATCGGACGGGGCGCATAAAGATAGCTCCCATCCCCTCGATATCGCACTGACCACAAATGGACACCTGCTGGAAGGGCTGGCTAGGCCTTTGAAGGATGCCGGACTCAATCGAATTACAGTCAGCATGGATGCCGTGGATTCTGAGACGTTTGCTGCCATTACACGTGTTCCTCGCAGCTTCGACCGCGTGATGGCTGGGATACGACAGGCGAAGGTCGTCGGACTGGCTCCCATAAAGGTTAACTGTGTTCTGCTGCGCGGCTTCAACGACAACCAGATCGAGCAGTTCGCAGAGTTCTCGCGCCGGGAAGACGTCATCGTGCGGTTTATCGAGTTCATGCCGCTTGAGGAAGACCGTACCTGGAAGCCGGAGACGGTAGTTCCCATGAATGAGGTAGTAGGGCGCCTGAATGCATACCGTCCGCTGGTAGAGCTTGCACCGAATGCCGCAAGTGAGACTGCAAAGCGATTTACGTTCGACGATGGACTGGGCGAGATTGGAATCATCGCGCCAGTGTCCCGCCCCTTCTGCGGGCACTGTAGCAGAGTTCGGCTTACGTCGGACGGCAAGATACGAACCTGTCTCTTTTCGCAGAGCGATCATGATCTTTACGGAGAAATGTTACGAGGTGGAACCGATGAAGAACTCGATGCGTATATCCGCAAAGTAGTGATGCGAAAAGAAGAACGTCATCATATTGGCGAACCCGGTTTTGAGAAACCTTCAAGGAATATGGTTCACATTGGCGGATGA
- a CDS encoding electron transfer flavoprotein subunit alpha/FixB family protein: MSGVLVLMEQHGGKWNRMSFEALAAGQQLAAKLGTECSAALIGEGAATLASELAGKKLTKVFNVQHALLHTYTSDGYVTALEQLVKQVGPTHVVLPHTYQVRDFAPALATRFRQVLISDVIAVHDGPVFVRQLLQGKLNADYRHAGTGPCFVSVQAGTFRAEAVEAGTATAEDFTPQLEASQIRNKPGEPFREAAQTVDLSAAPLIVSVGRGIGEQENIGIVEELATALGAELAASRPICDNGWLPMERQVGSSGQTVSPKLYLSVGISGAIQHLVGMKGSKTVIAINKDENAPIFEVADYGVVGDLFEIVPALTKAVRAAKS, from the coding sequence ATGAGCGGTGTTCTCGTTCTGATGGAACAGCATGGCGGCAAGTGGAACCGCATGAGCTTTGAGGCCCTTGCCGCCGGACAGCAACTGGCAGCAAAGCTGGGCACAGAGTGTTCCGCCGCTTTAATCGGTGAAGGAGCCGCCACGCTTGCCTCGGAGCTAGCCGGGAAAAAGCTGACAAAGGTCTTCAACGTGCAACATGCACTTTTGCATACCTATACATCGGATGGATATGTCACCGCACTCGAGCAGTTGGTAAAGCAAGTCGGCCCAACGCATGTAGTGCTGCCGCACACCTACCAGGTGCGGGACTTTGCGCCAGCTCTGGCGACGCGGTTCAGGCAGGTTCTCATCAGCGATGTCATCGCCGTTCATGACGGTCCGGTCTTCGTGCGTCAGTTATTGCAGGGCAAGTTGAATGCAGATTACAGACACGCTGGCACCGGCCCATGCTTCGTTTCGGTGCAGGCCGGAACATTCCGCGCCGAAGCCGTCGAAGCCGGCACCGCAACCGCAGAAGATTTCACTCCACAACTCGAAGCCAGCCAGATTCGCAACAAGCCGGGCGAACCCTTCCGCGAAGCTGCGCAGACGGTCGATCTCAGCGCTGCACCACTCATCGTCTCCGTCGGGCGCGGCATCGGCGAGCAGGAGAACATCGGCATCGTCGAAGAGCTGGCCACAGCACTCGGAGCAGAACTCGCCGCATCGCGTCCCATCTGCGACAACGGCTGGCTGCCGATGGAGCGTCAGGTCGGCAGCTCCGGGCAAACCGTCTCGCCTAAGCTGTATCTCTCCGTCGGCATCTCCGGAGCGATTCAGCATCTCGTCGGAATGAAAGGCTCAAAAACCGTGATTGCGATCAATAAGGACGAGAACGCCCCCATCTTTGAAGTTGCCGACTATGGCGTCGTCGGAGATCTCTTCGAGATCGTTCCCGCTCTCACCAAAGCAGTCCGCGCGGCAAAAAGTTAG
- a CDS encoding electron transfer flavoprotein subunit beta/FixA family protein gives MKILVAIKQVPERDAQISVTSDGKWIDESGLSYTINEPDAYALEEALQLREKNGGEVVVLCAGPERVTSTLREALAKGADRAIHIEADDLGERDTLGIAQLLADAARDESPDLILTGLQSDDLGLGQTGVVLAELLGIPHATIIMQVEVISGGLKVKRELEDGWFQHVEMPLPALLTIQSGGNKLRYATLMGIKKAKTKETKTVQAAAAATAQAITLERVYLPEKQKKTEMLTGTPAEIADKLVEKLKFEVRAI, from the coding sequence ATGAAGATACTGGTGGCAATCAAGCAGGTGCCGGAGCGCGACGCGCAGATCAGTGTCACGTCTGACGGCAAGTGGATCGACGAGAGCGGCTTGAGCTATACCATCAACGAGCCCGACGCCTACGCGCTCGAAGAGGCATTGCAGCTAAGAGAAAAAAATGGCGGCGAAGTCGTTGTGCTGTGTGCCGGGCCGGAGCGCGTCACCAGTACTCTCCGCGAAGCTCTGGCTAAAGGAGCAGACCGTGCCATCCACATCGAAGCCGATGATCTCGGTGAGCGCGACACATTGGGCATCGCGCAGTTGCTCGCAGACGCCGCCAGAGACGAGTCGCCCGATCTGATACTGACAGGGTTACAATCTGACGATCTTGGCCTTGGCCAGACAGGCGTAGTCCTCGCTGAACTGTTAGGGATACCCCACGCAACCATCATTATGCAGGTGGAGGTCATCAGCGGTGGCTTGAAGGTGAAGCGCGAACTTGAAGACGGCTGGTTCCAACACGTCGAGATGCCGCTGCCCGCGCTGCTCACCATTCAGTCCGGCGGTAACAAGCTGCGCTACGCCACGTTGATGGGAATAAAAAAAGCAAAGACGAAAGAGACGAAGACCGTTCAGGCTGCTGCCGCCGCAACCGCTCAGGCAATTACTCTCGAGCGCGTCTATCTTCCCGAGAAGCAGAAGAAGACCGAGATGCTGACCGGAACACCCGCCGAGATCGCAGACAAACTGGTGGAGAAACTGAAATTTGAAGTGAGGGCGATATGA